The Nicotiana tomentosiformis chromosome 2, ASM39032v3, whole genome shotgun sequence genome includes the window TATAAAATTTTACTGAATATGTTGTTGTTATTTCCTCTTAAACCCGTCTCTAATACATGTGAAAATCTAGAAAGAGGAAACGGAGAGAGAAAGCACATTTACAGAAAAATCACTTAAGTTAAGgaacatataaaatattattttttgaagaatttcttgtgCAGAAGTAATAAGTTTAGGGtaaaaaaaagaaactaacaaCTAATATCTAAATATTTTAACAAATGGATTGTAGTAATTTCAATCCCGAATTTATAAATATAGTCAGTCAACTTagcaaatgtcacgacccaaaatctcacccgtcgtgatggtgcctatctcaataccaggcaagccaaaaatctcaataaaccacaatttctctcaagattgaaaatataatatttaaatacaatacaaatactccccaaaacctggtgtcactgagtatatgagcatctaatatgaatacaagtctgtaaaatatagtctataatagtctgagaccaaatatagtgaacaaagagatagagaaggagagacaaggtctgcggaacacggcagctacctcaaaatctcctgaaagtcaaccgcgcgaaaggatcaacatccgctatgtccggaaatacctggatctgcacacgaagtgcagggtgtagtgtgagtacaaccaactcagcaagtaacaataataaataaggaacagaagatagtaacgagctacacagttatggttcatttccagcaaaagaatagacatgctatcaaatctggcagtttaatgtcaaatcaatttttatacagttcctgttcatgtaatccgtatatctacaatctttcagagatttcacaacaatgacagataataactaagtacaacaacaaatgaaaatcaagtacaacctcttaggacaacaatcactcactgggctcccagccctcatcactcactctcaatgggtacccgcgctcactgggggtgtacagactcatgaggagctcctatagcccaagctctataagcacggataactcacgtgatgcacgaaaaactcacgtgccataatataaatatttggatccgcacgaccaactcacgcgcaataataatataaagatccgcacggccaactcacgtgttgcacgtccaactcacgtgatgcacgtccaactcacgtgctgcacgtccaactcatgtgcaataataagccaataaggcctgctgcaggcgggctgcccgatccataaaatatcatcacaatcaggccctcggcctccctcagtcataaatctctcgggctctcaataatcataaaatcagccaaaacaacaatgatatgatgtatcaataataataacagagactgagataaaatgtgcaagtaaaaactgagactgagtaaatatagcatttagcaggcaattcaacaagtacacgacctctgtgggtcctaacaatactattacatagcctaaacatgatttctaatatgatttacagttaaattttatcaacacatagagggcatatagctaacaataaattattcaactttacagtttcccagaacggaccaagtcacaatcccctcggtgcatgcccacatgcccgtcacctagcatgtgcgtcacctccaaaataatcacatgataccaaaattcggggtttcatatcctcaggaccagatttaaaactgttacttacttcaagccgtgatattcttattctgcaatgtcctttcctcgtgaattgttctccataagaaaataataattttccataaaaatccaaaaattagctcaaacatctcccgtggggcccacgtctcgaaacccgacaaaagttataaatccgaaatttcattccaccacgagtctaaccatactaattttaccaaaatccgatatcaactagatctccaaatcatcaaatcttatttcaaatccctaagttcaaaaccctcgatttacacctcaaaaatatgtaatctactcggattattcgatgataattcaatatcatggagtagaaatgatcacaagggactaaCCTTAAGTTTTCGCGTGAAAACCTTGTTCAAAattgcccaacccgagcttgaaatgcccaaaaatagcaaaagctcggaacccctctgtttttgtactgcccagaggttttcgcacctgcggcaacttggccgcttctgcgccaaccgcatgtgcggaaaaagtCCCGCATTTGCGCCTTTGCTCGCATCTGTGCGCCTATTTGCGCTCCTGTGCAAGCCGCTTCTGCGTGCgtccctccgcatctgcgctcacgcaggtgcggaattttcttcgcacctgcgaccactgccccatagtccatttgcgcatctgcgcttgCTAGGCTCGCTTCTGCGCGCTCGTAACCATCCgagactcacccgaggcccccgaaacctcaaccaaatgtaccaacaagtcctaaaatatcatacgaacttagtcgatccttcaaatcacatccaacaacactaaaatacgaatcacacatagattcaagcctaatgaactttgaaatttcttatttctacaaacgacttcggaacctatcaaatcacgttcgattgacctcaaatttcgcacacaagtcataaatgacataacggaggtattcaaattttcagaatcggatttcgaccccgatatcaaaaagtcaatcccccggtcaaacttctcaaaaatttaactttcggcatttcaagcctaatttgactatggacctccaaataatattccggacacgctcctaagcccaaaatcatcatacggagctattggattcatcaaaattcaaattcgaggtcgtttacacataggtccatatccggtccatttttctaacttaaatttttaattatgagactaagtgtcttatttcattccgaattccttccagacccgaaccaactaacccgataagtcataaatcaattgcaaaatataatttgagcagtaaatatgagaacggggttataatattcaaaacaaccggccgagtcattacaacaAAAGTCATATGTTAACAATTGTAATTTAAAGTTCCCACTTTAAATTCTTGTTAACTAACTTTTACGAACTTAGTAGTATAATTTTTCTGCACAAAGTTTTCTTCTCTATATAATTATGAGCAAGTTGGGTGTCTACCTCCTCCAACTTCGGGGGCTGGGGAGGAGGGACTTGGATCGTCATAGCACAAGCAAAGGGAAAACTTTGGCTTTTGATTCGATTGGAAAATTTGAGTTATGTCCTAACTCAGGATTAGAGAAAAAGCTTAATTCATTTGTCCCTGGACACGCGCAGCCTAAGAAAGAGTTTGATCCAAATGAGCGTGGACGGTGGAGATTATCTCAACCTTAGATGATACAACACGTGGCAGGCTAATGGACTACCTtttattaaattttctttttccctttttcctTGTATATATTTAGTACACATACCGTTATAGAATAGCCTATATCATTTTAGCACATACTGATAGGCAGTGCAACATTCCTTGTATATATatgattattttattttcaatgaatttcGTGATAAAACATGCAAGGCACGAATCATCGAGCCTTCTTATGCAAAAAACATGAAGATCTTTTTATCAAATATAACAGTCCTTTATGGAGAAATGTAGAGACATGACTCGCGTAAGAGACCTGAAATCTCATGATCAGTAGACGAAGCATAATTTGATTCCGTTTAACTATAGTTTTCTTTTAATATTTTCAATTATCTAAAAAGTTTGTTTACGATAGTattttttatgtagtttttaaaGTTAGTGGTAACTTTCATTTTAAAATTTAAGGATTTAATGTAATTTGTAAAGAGAAAGGGAAAAAATGTTTGAGATAGCGCTGATTTGTACCTTATACTAGTATCCATACTTCATTATACATTTTTAGACTAATGGAAGTAAACCCTAGTATAGCATAAAACCCCATTAAAGAAAACATTTTATATATCGGGGAAGAGCAGGTATATAGCAGCATTAAATAAAACATTTTATATTATTCATTCAATAATTGAAGGCCGGGAGTATATTGGAGCAATGATAAAGTTGTCTCCATATAAGTTACATATTTGATCCGTGAAAACAGTCATTTGTGTTTGCATGTATTAGGATACTTGAGTGTGACATTTCTCTCGACCTTAGGTAAACATAGATGCTTTGTACgcccttttatttattttattattctgtaAACACACGCCCGTGCTTTATTATGGTAGAACTTCACATAATTAAGAGTACATGCCCTCCGATAATCGAGGTTTTGCTTGAGCAAAAAATGGCACGGTACACGAGAGATTACGTCCCGATTTCTCAATGAAGTCATTGCCCGGAGAGTTTGGTGGTAAGTTCCAATTAAATCCTTGAAGTAGCCTAGCAAGTAACATGGTAGTAATTGTAGAACCAAGTTTCACACCAGGACAACCTCGTCGTCCAATACTAAATGAAAACAAGTGTAACTCTGAATCATTGAGAACTACTTCACCACCTTCCTCATTGAGATGGTGCTCTGGCTTGAACTTCATGGGATCCTCCCAAACCCTAGGATTTCGACCAAGTCCAAGACGACTTAATAGCACTACACTCCCTTTGGGAATGAAGTATTCACCCACAATAGTATCAGAAACAGACACATGAGGCACGTTAAAAGGCATCAAGGGGTGGAGTCGAAAGGCCTCTCTAAGGCAAGCTTTGACATAATTTAGCTGTGGCAAGTCAGATTCTTGAACCAATCTATTTCTCCCAACGACAGTGTCAATCTCTTCTAAGGCCCTTTGCATTATCTGTGGTTTGTTCAACATTTCTTTGATTGCACATTCAACTGCATTTGAGGGATTATCTACCGTTGCAAGCATGAGTTCCTGTCAAAATTATTTGTAACAACCAACAATGTCTAACAAAATAACcgtatttgattttttttccagAGAACAAACTTGTGTTTTCggaatcaaaaatattttccaaaaacaaAATGATGTAATTTAAACAGACAATCTCCAGAGTTATTTTTCCCAAAAAACAAACAATCTCAAGAGTCTTAGAACCTGTGGTCTTAAATATGTCATTATATTTTTGTAGCTATAAAAAcatatcaaaatttaaaatttaaaatttaaaattattttcaaatatagaaGTTGTCGTTCTTTAATCGCTGGATTAAAATTGTAATTTGCCATATCGTTCACATATATAGTTTAAGGAATTGAAAGTATACTTACAAGGACTTGCGCCTTAATCTCTTTAACACTCATCAATGGATTTCCATTGGTATCTTTGAGCCTGATGAGAACATCAAGGATGTCTTCTTTCACATGAGCTTTGTTGCTATCTTTCCAAATTTGAAGCCTCTGATCAATTTCATGATCAATCAGTTTTGTTGCTTTGGCATAGGCTTTCTTGATAATTGCCTTGTGACCATCTAAATCAAATCCACTTAACCATGGCAAATATTCTGAAATACTAAGAGAATAGAGATAATCAAGAAGCGTGAAGACTGCTTCAACTTGCTCTTCGGCTTCTTCTTCTACACTTGGTCCTTCATTTTTTTTCATTATTCTTTTTCCTAGTAATCTCTTGCTGAAAATCATATTCTTAACAACATTTGCACAGTAATATCTGGTCACTTTCCTCAAGTTAATAGTAACAGGTTCGTTGCTACTGCAATATTGATTATATACAAATCGAAGAAGGTGGTCAGCTTCTTCATCCCTTTTATGACGAAGCCATAGATGAGATGATTGTGAGAGGACATGGGAAGCAAGAAATCTTCTCATTTTCATCCATTGATCACCCATAGGGAGAAAAACTGAGGTCAAGTAGCCATTGCTAATGAGGGTGGCAGACATGCAAATACGCCTCGACGAGAAAAGAGAGTCTTGCTCCTTTAAGAAGTGGCAAGCAAGCTCAGGAGAAGTAACAGCAATGACATGGGTACTCCCAAGACGAATGCAAGCAATTTCAGTTTCCATTTCCTCCATAAGTTCGTGTATCCACTGATATGCTGGCTTCTTCTTTAGTAGCATTTGAGGAAAGCAGCCAACTATAGGCCATGGATTTGGACCTGGAGGCAATAATGGCTTTTTGGTTTTCTCGTTTCTTGCACTACTCCATGACTTGCGTGTTATCTTAAGGATTGTGGGAAACAATATTTTCCACATTATAAAAGTGGAGACGACAATATGAAAAAGATAAACAAGGTTTGGCAATTTAAGATTGCTGATCATGATTTTCCTTGTGATTGCTGAAGGC containing:
- the LOC104095125 gene encoding phenylalanine N-monooxygenase CYP79D16-like, yielding MISNLKLPNLVYLFHIVVSTFIMWKILFPTILKITRKSWSSARNEKTKKPLLPPGPNPWPIVGCFPQMLLKKKPAYQWIHELMEEMETEIACIRLGSTHVIAVTSPELACHFLKEQDSLFSSRRICMSATLISNGYLTSVFLPMGDQWMKMRRFLASHVLSQSSHLWLRHKRDEEADHLLRFVYNQYCSSNEPVTINLRKVTRYYCANVVKNMIFSKRLLGKRIMKKNEGPSVEEEAEEQVEAVFTLLDYLYSLSISEYLPWLSGFDLDGHKAIIKKAYAKATKLIDHEIDQRLQIWKDSNKAHVKEDILDVLIRLKDTNGNPLMSVKEIKAQVLELMLATVDNPSNAVECAIKEMLNKPQIMQRALEEIDTVVGRNRLVQESDLPQLNYVKACLREAFRLHPLMPFNVPHVSVSDTIVGEYFIPKGSVVLLSRLGLGRNPRVWEDPMKFKPEHHLNEEGGEVVLNDSELHLFSFSIGRRGCPGVKLGSTITTMLLARLLQGFNWNLPPNSPGNDFIEKSGRNLSCTVPFFAQAKPRLSEGMYS